One Brachybacterium kimchii genomic window carries:
- the cysS gene encoding cysteine--tRNA ligase, which translates to MSLNLYDTATRETAPFRPVREGAVSLYACGPTTQGAPHIGHLRTFLAVDVLVRWLERSGLDVTYVRNVTDIDDKILAKSTQNDVPWWAWSYRFEREFHEILDDLGCRVPDYEPRATGHVTEMIAFMERLIERGHAYADGRGSVYFDVRSLPDYGSLTHQELDDMQDAGETPEPGKRDPRDFALWKAAKPEEPETAAWDTPFGRGRPGWHLECSTMARRYLGETFDIHAGGLDLRFPHHENEQAQSHGAGYGFARTWVHVGVLTVDGMKMGKSLDNFVSTEDALAAHPAPAVRLALLGAHYRATSEYNAASMREAEVVWERFGASTQRAQELLGEETVLAQDLRAVELPAAFVAAMDDDLGVPEAMAVVHRTQAALNAALAERGAAPETVAALLAELRAMLDVLGLDPVSWTDAAGEGGSEHEALDALVRGQLAARAEARAAKDWARADAIRDALDHAGIRVEDGADGARWTLAPATRKDS; encoded by the coding sequence GTGAGCCTGAACCTGTACGACACAGCAACGCGCGAGACCGCGCCCTTCCGCCCCGTGCGAGAGGGCGCGGTCTCGCTGTACGCGTGCGGTCCCACCACGCAGGGTGCGCCGCACATCGGGCACCTGCGCACCTTCCTCGCCGTGGACGTGCTGGTCCGCTGGCTCGAGCGCAGCGGCCTCGACGTCACCTATGTGCGCAACGTGACCGACATCGACGACAAGATCCTCGCGAAGTCGACGCAGAACGACGTGCCCTGGTGGGCCTGGTCCTACCGCTTCGAGCGCGAGTTCCACGAGATCCTCGACGACCTGGGCTGCCGCGTCCCGGACTACGAGCCGCGCGCGACGGGCCACGTCACCGAGATGATCGCCTTCATGGAGCGGCTGATCGAGCGCGGCCACGCCTACGCCGACGGCCGCGGCAGCGTCTACTTCGACGTGCGCTCGCTGCCCGACTACGGCTCCCTGACCCACCAGGAGCTCGACGACATGCAGGACGCGGGCGAGACGCCCGAGCCCGGCAAGCGCGATCCGCGGGACTTCGCCCTGTGGAAGGCCGCGAAGCCCGAGGAGCCCGAGACCGCGGCCTGGGACACGCCCTTCGGGCGCGGCCGCCCCGGCTGGCATCTCGAGTGCTCGACGATGGCCCGCCGCTACCTGGGGGAGACCTTCGACATCCACGCGGGCGGCCTGGACCTGCGCTTCCCGCACCACGAGAACGAGCAGGCCCAGTCCCACGGCGCCGGCTACGGCTTCGCGCGCACCTGGGTGCACGTGGGAGTGCTCACCGTGGATGGCATGAAGATGGGCAAGAGCCTGGACAACTTCGTCTCCACCGAGGACGCGCTCGCCGCGCATCCCGCCCCCGCCGTGCGCCTCGCGCTGCTGGGCGCGCACTACCGCGCCACCAGCGAGTACAACGCCGCCTCGATGCGCGAGGCCGAGGTGGTCTGGGAGCGCTTCGGTGCGAGCACGCAGCGCGCCCAGGAGCTGCTGGGGGAGGAGACCGTGCTCGCGCAGGACCTGCGCGCCGTCGAGCTCCCCGCCGCGTTCGTGGCCGCCATGGACGACGACCTCGGCGTGCCCGAGGCGATGGCCGTCGTGCACCGCACGCAGGCTGCGCTGAACGCGGCCCTCGCCGAGCGCGGAGCCGCGCCGGAGACGGTCGCGGCGCTGCTCGCGGAGCTCCGCGCGATGCTCGACGTGCTGGGCCTGGACCCCGTGTCCTGGACCGATGCGGCGGGCGAGGGCGGCAGCGAGCACGAGGCGCTCGACGCCCTCGTGCGAGGCCAGCTCGCCGCGCGCGCCGAGGCGCGGGCGGCGAAGGACTGGGCGCGGGCTGACGCGATCCGCGACGCACTCGATCATGCAGGCATCCGGGTGGAGGACGGCGCCGACGGCGCCCGATGGACCCTCGCACCCGCGACCAGGAAGGACTCCTGA
- a CDS encoding LacI family DNA-binding transcriptional regulator has protein sequence MSDDLISEGADDMQDAGSIDPNSDSAEGAGATDQVIEQGDAVSASIAADQGPSRGTLRDVADSLGISSAVALRALRDQTDIRPRLRERVHEAAERLNFPLEELADETSHRGVVAVLVNTMRNTWISDLVRAIRIELTATGRSAIVVPTRRRVPEYPIAADTDAIRSLVDLGVDGFLMVSDLHDVDSVIEATADRPFVGIGCSRSFVGRFDTVRIDDEVGQGLLVDHLVSLGHTEIAHVGGVGSTVARERADAFQLAMERHGLADHARIEPGDFTEQVGQTAGSMLLRGSQVPTAVTCANDVTALGVLAAARDAGYEVPTQLAVAGYGNTSLSSSGVTQVTSVDPNSDRLGALAAQLLVDRVSGHEQEARDVAVAPSLVARQSTAAGPRAESKRRTRVHVD, from the coding sequence ATGAGCGATGACCTCATCAGCGAAGGAGCGGACGACATGCAGGATGCCGGCAGCATCGACCCGAACTCGGACAGCGCCGAGGGAGCGGGCGCGACGGACCAGGTGATCGAGCAGGGCGACGCGGTGAGCGCGTCCATCGCCGCCGACCAGGGACCCAGCCGCGGCACTCTCCGAGACGTCGCCGACAGCCTGGGCATCTCCAGCGCCGTCGCACTGCGGGCGCTGCGCGACCAGACCGACATCCGGCCCCGCCTGCGCGAGCGCGTCCACGAGGCCGCCGAGCGCCTGAACTTCCCGCTCGAGGAGCTCGCCGACGAGACCTCGCACCGCGGTGTGGTCGCCGTCCTCGTCAACACGATGCGCAACACCTGGATCTCCGATCTGGTGCGCGCGATCCGCATCGAGCTCACCGCCACCGGCCGCTCGGCGATCGTCGTCCCGACCCGTCGCCGGGTCCCGGAGTACCCGATCGCCGCGGACACCGACGCGATCCGCTCCCTCGTGGACCTCGGCGTCGACGGCTTCCTCATGGTCTCCGACCTCCACGACGTCGACAGCGTCATCGAGGCCACGGCGGACCGTCCCTTCGTGGGCATCGGCTGCTCGCGCTCCTTCGTCGGCCGCTTCGACACGGTCCGCATCGACGACGAGGTGGGCCAGGGCCTGCTCGTCGACCACCTCGTGAGCCTCGGCCACACCGAGATCGCGCACGTGGGCGGCGTCGGCTCGACCGTCGCCCGCGAGCGCGCCGACGCCTTCCAGCTCGCCATGGAGCGCCACGGACTCGCCGACCACGCCCGCATCGAGCCCGGCGACTTCACCGAGCAGGTGGGGCAGACCGCGGGATCGATGCTGCTGCGCGGCAGCCAGGTGCCCACGGCCGTGACCTGCGCGAACGACGTCACCGCGCTCGGCGTGCTCGCCGCCGCCCGCGACGCCGGCTACGAGGTGCCCACGCAGCTGGCCGTCGCCGGCTACGGCAACACCTCGCTCTCCTCCTCGGGCGTGACGCAGGTGACCAGCGTCGACCCGAACTCGGACCGCCTGGGTGCGCTCGCCGCCCAGTTGCTCGTCGACCGCGTCTCCGGCCATGAGCAGGAGGCGCGGGACGTGGCCGTCGCGCCGTCGCTCGTCGCCCGCCAGAGCACCGCGGCCGGGCCGCGCGCCGAGTCCAAGCGCCGCACGCGCGTCCACGTCGACTGA
- the acs gene encoding acetate--CoA ligase: MSDDATSTGTHPAENRTFPPSSAFVQNANARPSLYSEAARDRLGFWKSRAASLSWHKTPTETLDWSDPPFAKWFADGELNAAYNCVDRHVESGHGDQVALLAEYEDGSDAAFTYAQVKDEISRMANVLEGFGVTTGDRVAIYLPMIPEAVFAMLACARIGAPHSVVFGGFSADALRSRIEDAEAKVVITADGQFRRGKALPLKDAVDAALSGGAESVTNVLVVRRTGGDVAWTEGRDVWWHEARESASSDHEPVWVEAEHPLFILYTSGTTGKPKGIVHTTGGYLTQASYTHRDVFDLKPDTDVYWCTADVGWVTGHTYIVYGPMANRATQVIYEGTPDTPHQGRWWEIVQKYGVSIFYSSPTAIRTAMKWGDDIPAKFDLSSLRLLGSVGESINPEAWLWYRRVIGGDRCPIVDTWWQTETGAIMISPLPGITDAKPGSAQVPLPGISAEVVGDDGEPIENEKTGYLVLTEPWPSMLRTIWGDPERFKETYWSRFPGKYFAGDGAKRDEDGDIWLLGRVDDVMNVSGHRLSTTEIESALVSHDWVAEAAVVGADDETTGQAVVAFVILREGTQGDVEAAGGEEEAAKILRAHVGTEIGPIAKPKKVLLVTELPKTRSGKIMRRLLRDVAEHRTIGDTQTLADSSVMDLIQKGLEDKK; the protein is encoded by the coding sequence ATGTCCGACGACGCCACTTCGACCGGCACCCACCCCGCGGAGAACCGCACCTTCCCCCCGAGCTCGGCGTTCGTCCAGAACGCGAATGCCCGTCCGTCCCTCTATTCGGAGGCCGCGCGCGACCGTCTGGGCTTCTGGAAGTCCCGCGCCGCGTCGCTGAGCTGGCACAAGACCCCCACCGAGACCCTCGACTGGTCGGACCCGCCGTTCGCGAAGTGGTTCGCCGACGGCGAGCTCAACGCTGCGTACAACTGCGTGGACCGCCACGTGGAGTCCGGCCACGGCGACCAGGTCGCCCTGCTCGCCGAGTACGAGGACGGCTCCGATGCCGCCTTCACGTACGCCCAGGTGAAGGACGAGATCAGCCGGATGGCGAACGTCCTCGAGGGCTTCGGCGTCACCACCGGCGACCGGGTCGCGATCTACCTGCCGATGATCCCCGAGGCCGTCTTCGCGATGCTCGCCTGCGCCCGCATCGGCGCCCCGCACTCCGTGGTCTTCGGCGGCTTCAGCGCCGACGCGCTGCGCTCCCGCATCGAGGACGCCGAGGCGAAGGTCGTCATCACGGCCGACGGTCAGTTCCGCCGGGGCAAGGCCCTGCCGCTCAAGGACGCCGTGGACGCCGCGCTCTCCGGCGGCGCCGAGTCCGTGACGAACGTGCTCGTGGTGCGGCGCACCGGGGGCGACGTCGCATGGACCGAGGGGCGCGACGTCTGGTGGCACGAGGCGCGCGAGAGCGCCTCCTCCGACCACGAGCCGGTCTGGGTGGAGGCCGAGCACCCGCTGTTCATCCTCTACACCTCGGGCACCACGGGGAAGCCCAAGGGGATCGTCCACACCACCGGCGGCTACCTCACGCAGGCGAGCTACACCCACCGCGACGTCTTCGACCTCAAGCCCGACACCGACGTGTACTGGTGCACGGCGGACGTCGGCTGGGTCACCGGCCACACCTACATCGTGTACGGCCCCATGGCGAACCGCGCCACCCAGGTGATCTACGAGGGCACCCCGGACACTCCCCACCAGGGCCGCTGGTGGGAGATCGTCCAGAAGTACGGGGTCAGCATCTTCTACTCCTCGCCGACCGCCATCCGCACCGCCATGAAGTGGGGCGACGACATCCCGGCGAAGTTCGACCTCTCCTCCCTGCGCCTTCTGGGCAGCGTCGGAGAGTCCATCAACCCCGAGGCCTGGCTGTGGTACCGCCGCGTGATCGGCGGGGACCGCTGCCCGATCGTCGACACCTGGTGGCAGACCGAGACCGGCGCGATCATGATCTCCCCGCTGCCCGGCATCACCGACGCCAAGCCCGGCTCCGCGCAGGTGCCGCTGCCCGGCATCAGCGCCGAGGTGGTGGGCGACGACGGCGAGCCCATCGAGAACGAGAAGACGGGGTACCTCGTGCTCACCGAGCCGTGGCCCTCGATGCTCCGCACCATCTGGGGCGACCCGGAGCGCTTCAAGGAGACCTACTGGTCGCGCTTCCCCGGGAAGTACTTCGCGGGCGACGGCGCGAAGCGCGACGAGGACGGCGACATCTGGCTGCTGGGCCGTGTGGACGACGTCATGAACGTCTCCGGCCACCGCCTGTCGACCACCGAGATCGAGTCCGCGCTGGTCTCCCACGACTGGGTGGCGGAGGCCGCAGTGGTCGGCGCGGACGACGAGACCACCGGTCAGGCCGTGGTCGCCTTCGTGATCCTGCGCGAAGGGACCCAGGGCGATGTGGAGGCCGCCGGCGGCGAGGAGGAGGCGGCGAAGATCCTGCGCGCCCACGTCGGCACGGAGATCGGCCCGATCGCCAAGCCCAAGAAGGTGCTGCTGGTGACCGAGCTGCCCAAGACCCGCTCCGGCAAGATCATGCGCCGCCTCCTGCGCGACGTCGCCGAGCACCGCACGATCGGCGACACCCAGACCCTCGCCGACTCCTCGGTCATGGACCTCATCCAGAAGGGCCTCGAGGACAAGAAGTGA
- a CDS encoding response regulator, with protein MRIVIAEDSVLLRAGLERLLAAAGHEIVASVEDATGLLDAVSRHEVDLAIVDVRMPPTFTDEGIRAAVLIRAQNPDVALLVLSQYVEERYASELIADSGGALGYVLKDRVADVEEFLRVVRAVGDGGTALDPEVVQQILVRSRRRSIREDLSPRESEVLQLMAEGRSNAAIAERLHVSAGSVEKHISSLFAKLGLPPVDGENRRVMAVLRHLESEDR; from the coding sequence CTGCGGATCGTCATCGCCGAGGACTCGGTGCTCCTGCGGGCGGGCCTCGAGCGCCTCCTCGCGGCCGCCGGCCACGAGATCGTCGCCTCCGTCGAGGACGCGACCGGGCTGCTGGACGCGGTCTCCCGCCACGAGGTGGACCTCGCGATCGTGGACGTGCGCATGCCTCCGACCTTCACCGACGAGGGCATCCGCGCCGCCGTGCTGATCCGCGCCCAGAACCCGGACGTCGCCCTGCTCGTGCTCTCCCAGTACGTCGAGGAGCGCTATGCCTCCGAGCTCATCGCCGACTCGGGCGGGGCGCTCGGCTACGTGCTCAAGGATCGGGTGGCCGACGTCGAGGAGTTCCTGCGCGTGGTGCGCGCCGTCGGCGACGGCGGGACCGCCCTGGACCCCGAGGTGGTCCAGCAGATCCTCGTGCGCTCCCGGCGCCGCTCGATCCGGGAGGATCTCTCCCCGCGCGAGAGCGAGGTGCTGCAGCTGATGGCCGAGGGACGCTCCAACGCGGCCATCGCCGAGCGGCTGCACGTCTCGGCAGGGAGCGTCGAGAAGCACATCTCGTCCCTGTTCGCCAAGCTCGGCCTGCCCCCTGTCGACGGTGAGAACCGTCGGGTCATGGCCGTGCTGCGCCACCTGGAATCGGAGGACCGCTGA
- a CDS encoding CopG family transcriptional regulator: MPGSSSSTDGTGGGDRKVQFNVYLPKDLVVAVKHRAIDESSSLSALVESALRAHLGRSVEDDAQDHS, encoded by the coding sequence ATGCCCGGAAGCTCTTCCTCGACCGACGGCACCGGCGGCGGCGATCGCAAGGTGCAGTTCAACGTCTACCTGCCCAAGGACCTCGTGGTCGCCGTGAAGCATCGCGCGATCGACGAGTCGTCCTCCCTCAGCGCGCTCGTCGAGTCGGCGCTGCGCGCACACCTCGGAAGGAGCGTCGAAGATGACGCCCAGGACCACTCCTGA
- the rlmB gene encoding 23S rRNA (guanosine(2251)-2'-O)-methyltransferase RlmB, which yields MAGNSSRRGATRRTKKGATAGSGGVRRRGLEGKGPTPKASDRPGHKAYQGGSGGSGQGGKGGAGKGGHGGRQRRGDAPAPGENQVAGRNAVLEALQEGIPATSLTVLARIEGDERVREILRLTTARGLPIAEATRTDLDRITDHAVHQGVSLTIPPYEYADVDELLEIAHDAFEPPLLVALDGITDPRNLGAILRSAGAFGVHGVILPERRSVSMTASVWKVAAGAAGRVRVAQVTNLNRTLADLKSRGVFALGLDAEGDVSTRDLASQERSLGTEPVVLVVGAEGKGLSRLARETCDQVVSIPMGERTESLNASVAAAIALYEIAGVREGTGIA from the coding sequence ATGGCAGGGAACAGCTCCCGTCGCGGCGCCACGCGCCGCACGAAGAAGGGTGCGACCGCCGGTTCAGGCGGCGTGCGCCGCCGTGGCCTCGAGGGGAAGGGGCCGACTCCCAAGGCGAGCGACCGCCCCGGCCACAAGGCCTACCAGGGCGGCTCCGGCGGCTCCGGCCAGGGCGGCAAGGGCGGCGCCGGGAAGGGCGGCCACGGCGGCAGGCAGCGCCGGGGCGACGCCCCCGCGCCCGGCGAGAACCAGGTCGCCGGCCGCAACGCCGTGCTCGAAGCCCTCCAGGAGGGCATCCCGGCGACCTCGCTCACAGTGCTCGCGCGCATCGAGGGCGACGAGCGGGTGCGCGAGATCCTGCGCCTGACCACCGCGCGCGGCCTGCCGATCGCCGAGGCCACCCGCACCGACCTCGACCGCATCACCGACCACGCCGTCCACCAGGGCGTCTCGCTGACCATCCCGCCGTACGAGTACGCGGACGTCGACGAGCTGCTGGAGATCGCCCACGACGCCTTCGAGCCGCCGCTGCTCGTCGCGCTGGACGGCATCACCGATCCCCGCAACCTCGGGGCGATCCTCCGCAGCGCGGGCGCCTTCGGCGTCCACGGCGTGATCCTTCCCGAGCGCCGCAGCGTGTCGATGACCGCGAGCGTCTGGAAGGTCGCGGCCGGCGCCGCGGGCCGTGTGCGCGTCGCCCAGGTCACGAACCTCAACCGCACCCTGGCCGACCTCAAGTCCCGCGGCGTGTTCGCCCTCGGGCTCGATGCCGAGGGGGACGTCTCCACGCGGGACCTCGCCAGCCAGGAGCGCTCGCTGGGCACCGAGCCCGTCGTGCTCGTGGTCGGCGCCGAGGGCAAGGGCCTCTCGCGGCTGGCCCGGGAGACCTGCGACCAGGTCGTCTCGATCCCGATGGGGGAGCGCACGGAGTCGCTGAACGCCTCGGTCGCCGCGGCGATCGCGCTCTACGAGATCGCCGGGGTCCGCGAGGGCACGGGCATCGCCTGA
- a CDS encoding DUF4032 domain-containing protein encodes MASLEITASRPDPALLDLPWEEPLEEWPESMLATLPRGISRHVVRFVRVSGRVLALKEINRELAQREYDMLRILRKIGIPAVEPFAVVSGRATPGGEPLDAVLITRHLQFSLPYRAVFSQVSSEETARRLLDALAVLLVRLHLEGFFWGDVSLSNTLFRRDAGAFAAYLVDVETGTLHESLTDGQRAYDLDIARTNIIGELMDLQAGELIDEESDPVEVGDQLVARYEELWSALTERESFSADERWRVSARIERLNELGFDVGELELTTDLDGTTVSIQPKVVDAGHHARRLMRLTGIDAQENQARRLLNDLDQYGAITDQQAEDEEFVAHEWQQEHYEPIVRAIPRTMRSKLQPPEFFHEVLEHKWFLSEKEGRDVPMREAVQDYVENILPHRPDEKSLVTTETSALPIFEG; translated from the coding sequence ATGGCTTCCCTCGAGATCACGGCCTCGCGCCCCGACCCGGCACTGCTGGACCTGCCGTGGGAGGAGCCGCTCGAGGAGTGGCCCGAGTCGATGCTTGCCACTCTGCCGCGCGGCATCTCCCGGCACGTGGTGCGCTTCGTGCGCGTCTCGGGCCGTGTGCTCGCGCTCAAGGAGATCAACCGGGAGCTCGCCCAGCGCGAGTACGACATGCTGCGGATCCTGCGCAAGATCGGCATCCCCGCAGTCGAACCCTTCGCCGTGGTCAGCGGCCGCGCCACGCCCGGCGGCGAGCCGCTCGACGCCGTCCTCATCACCCGCCACCTGCAGTTCTCGCTCCCCTACCGGGCGGTCTTCTCGCAGGTCTCGAGCGAGGAGACGGCCCGGCGCCTGCTCGACGCCCTCGCGGTGCTGCTGGTGCGCCTGCACCTGGAGGGCTTCTTCTGGGGCGACGTCTCGCTGTCCAACACGCTGTTCCGCCGCGACGCGGGCGCCTTCGCCGCCTACCTCGTGGACGTCGAGACCGGCACCCTCCACGAGAGCCTCACCGACGGCCAGCGGGCCTACGACCTCGACATCGCGCGCACGAACATCATCGGCGAGCTCATGGACCTGCAGGCCGGGGAGCTCATCGACGAGGAGTCCGATCCGGTGGAGGTCGGCGACCAGCTGGTGGCCCGCTACGAGGAGCTCTGGTCCGCGCTCACCGAGCGCGAGAGCTTCTCGGCCGACGAGCGCTGGCGAGTCTCCGCGCGCATCGAGCGCCTCAACGAGCTCGGCTTCGACGTGGGCGAGCTCGAGCTCACCACGGACCTGGACGGCACCACGGTGTCGATCCAGCCCAAGGTCGTGGACGCGGGCCACCATGCGCGCCGCCTCATGCGGCTGACGGGGATCGACGCCCAGGAGAACCAGGCGCGCCGTCTCCTCAACGATCTCGACCAGTACGGGGCGATCACCGACCAGCAGGCCGAGGACGAGGAGTTCGTGGCCCACGAGTGGCAGCAGGAGCACTACGAGCCGATCGTGCGGGCGATCCCCCGCACGATGCGCTCGAAGCTGCAGCCCCCGGAGTTCTTCCACGAAGTGCTCGAGCACAAGTGGTTCCTCAGCGAGAAGGAGGGCCGGGACGTGCCGATGAGGGAGGCCGTCCAGGACTACGTGGAGAACATCCTCCCCCATCGGCCCGACGAGAAGTCCCTGGTCACGACCGAGACGTCAGCCCTCCCGATCTTCGAGGGCTGA
- a CDS encoding sensor histidine kinase: MTSTTTPAGPAPAPRPDAPRPDAPRPRFLVGMASVLVSGLLSITWLWISLTVLVTGIASLPAVLTGLVLLVPWVLVMRAAAAFERRRARAVHGLDAVVPSRRVAQGAGFGAALQNLGLDLISWQFWRSVLHHHLTMIVGFFPSLVFYVGVWGAWTGAELAILAPDAQLGSWRPGALVLALGAVLCLAIAIGSLAAGVLAERGLARVMLPSSDDGLRQEVQELSVRRQGAVDAAEQERLRIERDLHDGVQPRLVALAMTLGLARSRIEKDPAGAAELVDEAHGEAKAVITDLRQLARGIHPAVLTDRGLDPALSALAARSPVPVRLTVTVPERLGREQEAVAYFVVSEALTNVAKHAGASHVRVDVTTAGPAERPDAAGSSRLHPGPPATATLRVRIEDDGRGGARVHRDGVSTGLAGLTDRVRATGGHLVVSSPAGGPTVLDAAIPTLAASGPAREPAGAHAPASVPDDSAKETHR; encoded by the coding sequence ATGACCTCCACCACGACGCCCGCCGGTCCCGCGCCGGCACCGCGGCCCGACGCACCGCGCCCCGACGCACCTCGTCCCCGCTTCCTGGTGGGGATGGCGAGCGTGCTGGTCTCGGGACTGCTGTCGATCACCTGGCTGTGGATCAGCCTGACCGTCCTGGTCACCGGGATCGCCTCCCTGCCCGCGGTCCTCACGGGCCTCGTGCTGCTGGTGCCGTGGGTGCTGGTGATGCGCGCGGCGGCCGCGTTCGAGCGCCGACGGGCCCGCGCGGTGCACGGCCTGGACGCCGTCGTCCCCTCGCGACGGGTCGCTCAGGGAGCCGGCTTCGGCGCCGCGCTGCAGAACCTGGGCCTCGACCTCATCTCCTGGCAGTTCTGGCGCTCGGTGCTGCACCACCACCTCACGATGATCGTGGGCTTCTTCCCGAGCCTCGTGTTCTACGTCGGAGTGTGGGGCGCGTGGACCGGGGCCGAGCTCGCGATCCTCGCGCCCGATGCCCAGCTGGGCTCCTGGCGTCCCGGCGCGCTCGTGCTCGCCCTGGGCGCCGTGCTGTGCCTCGCGATCGCGATCGGCTCGCTCGCCGCCGGGGTCCTCGCCGAGCGGGGTCTCGCCCGGGTGATGCTGCCCAGCAGCGACGACGGCCTGCGCCAGGAGGTCCAGGAGCTCTCCGTGCGCCGCCAGGGCGCGGTCGACGCCGCCGAGCAGGAGCGCCTGCGCATCGAGCGGGACCTGCACGACGGCGTCCAGCCGCGCCTGGTCGCGCTGGCCATGACCCTGGGCCTCGCGCGCTCGCGCATCGAGAAGGATCCCGCGGGCGCCGCCGAGCTCGTCGACGAGGCGCACGGCGAGGCGAAGGCCGTCATCACGGACCTGCGTCAGCTCGCCCGCGGCATCCACCCGGCGGTCCTCACCGACCGCGGCCTGGACCCCGCGCTCTCCGCACTCGCGGCGCGCTCCCCCGTTCCCGTGCGCCTCACGGTCACCGTGCCCGAGCGCCTGGGCCGCGAGCAGGAGGCCGTCGCCTACTTCGTGGTCTCCGAGGCCCTCACCAACGTCGCCAAGCATGCGGGCGCCTCGCACGTCCGCGTGGACGTGACGACCGCGGGGCCGGCCGAGCGTCCGGACGCGGCGGGGTCCTCCCGTCTGCACCCTGGACCGCCCGCGACCGCGACCCTGCGGGTGCGCATCGAGGACGACGGCCGCGGCGGCGCACGCGTGCACCGCGACGGCGTCTCGACGGGCCTCGCGGGGCTCACCGACCGCGTCCGCGCGACGGGCGGGCACCTCGTGGTCTCCTCCCCCGCGGGCGGTCCCACGGTCCTCGACGCCGCGATCCCGACGCTCGCTGCTTCGGGACCGGCGCGCGAGCCCGCCGGCGCCCACGCTCCCGCCTCCGTCCCCGACGACTCCGCGAAGGAGACCCACCGATGA
- a CDS encoding DUF4097 family beta strand repeat-containing protein, with protein sequence MPTTQLPPRPLPEGTGRDRTMRRVLVILAVVCLVLTAGGLAARSIAAGVEQSRFPEVPAVLAAGSPSSLEVTSSVSDVTVRVSDEVDQVTLALVEQGTDTVPADPAPVKARWVRSTHDGTLRVDVQRPRLEATSSWFDDEHRDLLVLVPPSAAPDLSLAVKVDVGDLSAQGALAGLDLRAITGDIDADGVSAHGSVAARTDVGDIDLALDDDGAHEVTARTTTGDVSVSLPCCETWSVDARAEEGSTDVDAGIRGEGAPLSARTDIGDVSVSRR encoded by the coding sequence ATGCCCACCACCCAGCTCCCGCCCCGCCCGCTGCCCGAGGGGACCGGTCGCGACCGCACGATGCGGCGCGTGCTCGTGATCCTCGCCGTCGTCTGCCTCGTGCTCACCGCCGGGGGCCTCGCCGCGCGCAGCATCGCCGCGGGCGTCGAGCAGTCGCGCTTCCCCGAGGTGCCCGCCGTGCTCGCCGCCGGTTCGCCCTCGTCCCTCGAGGTCACGTCCTCGGTCTCCGACGTAACCGTGCGCGTGAGCGACGAGGTCGACCAGGTCACGCTCGCGCTCGTCGAGCAGGGCACGGACACCGTGCCCGCGGATCCCGCTCCCGTGAAGGCGCGCTGGGTGCGCAGCACGCACGACGGGACGCTGCGCGTGGACGTGCAGCGGCCGCGCCTCGAGGCGACCTCGAGCTGGTTCGACGACGAGCACCGCGACCTGCTCGTGCTCGTGCCGCCGAGCGCCGCACCCGATCTCTCGCTCGCCGTGAAGGTCGACGTCGGGGACCTCTCGGCCCAGGGCGCCCTGGCCGGTCTCGACCTGCGCGCCATCACGGGCGACATCGACGCCGACGGCGTCTCCGCGCACGGCTCCGTCGCGGCGCGCACCGATGTCGGCGACATCGACCTCGCGCTCGACGACGACGGAGCCCACGAGGTCACGGCCCGCACGACCACGGGCGACGTGTCCGTCTCCCTCCCCTGCTGCGAGACCTGGAGCGTGGACGCCCGCGCCGAGGAGGGCTCGACCGACGTCGACGCCGGCATCCGGGGCGAGGGGGCGCCGCTGAGCGCCCGCACGGACATCGGCGACGTGAGCGTTTCGCGGCGCTGA
- a CDS encoding phage holin family protein: MINTTNDPTTPPTQRSIGELVASIRDEVLGVVHSEIDIAKKEITGIAVKAGVVAACAAVLLFLLLSAWVMLLFAAAWGLQAAGLPAWASFLIVAGVFIVLAVIAGLVAFLVVRKIRAPETTIETAKGAVDAVQGKRRANAVSYDDTFDELYGKQVSARVSD; this comes from the coding sequence ATGATCAACACCACGAACGACCCGACGACCCCGCCCACCCAGCGGTCGATCGGCGAACTCGTCGCCTCGATCCGTGACGAGGTGCTCGGTGTCGTGCACTCCGAGATCGACATCGCCAAGAAGGAGATCACGGGGATCGCCGTCAAGGCGGGCGTGGTCGCGGCGTGCGCGGCCGTGCTGCTGTTCCTCCTGCTCTCCGCCTGGGTGATGCTGCTGTTCGCCGCCGCCTGGGGCCTGCAGGCCGCCGGTCTGCCGGCCTGGGCGTCCTTCCTCATCGTGGCGGGCGTGTTCATCGTCCTCGCCGTGATCGCCGGCCTCGTGGCCTTCCTCGTGGTGCGAAAGATCCGCGCCCCGGAGACCACCATCGAGACCGCCAAGGGCGCCGTCGACGCCGTGCAGGGCAAGCGCCGCGCGAACGCCGTCTCCTACGACGACACCTTCGACGAGCTCTACGGCAAGCAGGTCAGCGCCCGCGTCTCCGACTGA